Proteins encoded together in one Bacteroides zoogleoformans window:
- a CDS encoding transposase family protein, with protein sequence MAQLRKFVNSVPEYHRTGKGNFKHRLSDLLMLVIMARLSKCVTRQEILSFGRHNLQRLQAMGLLKRGLPSEPTLCRVFKSIDDEEMAHCQSAFSESFRKEIRKSEMEIICVDGKAMKVTFYDNGRNPDIVSAYSAEAGITLATDVCEEKAMR encoded by the coding sequence ATGGCACAGTTGAGAAAATTCGTAAATTCAGTACCGGAATATCACAGAACCGGTAAGGGTAATTTCAAGCATCGTCTTTCAGACTTGTTGATGCTTGTAATAATGGCTCGCTTGAGCAAGTGCGTAACAAGACAGGAAATCCTGTCTTTCGGCCGACATAATTTGCAGCGCCTGCAGGCAATGGGCTTATTGAAAAGAGGATTACCCTCCGAACCTACGTTATGCCGTGTATTCAAAAGCATTGATGACGAGGAGATGGCACATTGCCAGTCGGCCTTTTCAGAGAGCTTCAGAAAAGAAATACGAAAATCGGAAATGGAAATAATCTGTGTTGACGGCAAAGCGATGAAGGTTACCTTTTATGATAACGGCCGTAATCCCGACATCGTGTCCGCCTATTCCGCAGAAGCCGGGATAACCCTGGCCACGGATGTGTGTGAGGAAAAAGCAATGAGATAA
- the rpmA gene encoding 50S ribosomal protein L27 has translation MAHKKGVGSSKNGRESHSKRLGVKIFGGEVCKAGNIIVRQRGTEFHPGNNIGMGSDHTLYALVDGTVKFKVGKEDRRYVSVVPTENAEA, from the coding sequence ATGGCACATAAGAAAGGTGTCGGCAGTTCTAAGAACGGCCGCGAATCACACAGCAAAAGATTAGGCGTTAAGATATTTGGTGGCGAAGTTTGCAAAGCAGGCAACATCATCGTTCGTCAAAGAGGTACTGAATTCCATCCGGGTAACAACATCGGTATGGGTAGCGACCACACCCTTTACGCTTTAGTTGACGGTACTGTAAAATTCAAAGTAGGCAAAGAAGACAGACGCTACGTATCTGTTGTCCCTACCGAAAACGCGGAAGCATAA
- a CDS encoding glycoside hydrolase family 3 N-terminal domain-containing protein, producing MKRTFLFALLVLLCSAHFVSDGKRFLIPPVPEFPVETILMRPYLDDAKCSAWVDSVMKKLSLKERIGQLFIYTIAPQRDKRNRELLRKVVERYKVGGLLFSGGMMQSQAMMTNEAQEMAHVPLLITADAEWGLSMRLRGTPVFPKNMVLGCIEGDSLVYEYGREMARQCKELGIQVNFAPVADVNINPQNPVINTRSFGEDPVRVSKKVLAYSKGLEEGGILSVCKHFPGHGDTDVDSHKALPTLSFTRERLDSVELYPFKQAILNGLSGIMVGHLEVPAFETESGLPSSLSRNVVYDLLTRELKFKGLIFTDALAMKGVSGHASVCLQALKAGNDLLLVPRRIKEELESVVEAVKCGELTEEDINEKCQKVLMYKYALGLNRKPYIRLSGLENRINTPGTRALIKYLNLAAVTVLGNRTGVLPLDPVVKDMAVLNVGDAKVIEPFLKELSRYTHPVVHQLGENLPETECEYLRGSLASYKRILVCVTEHRLAAYQAFFAKFAPEVPVVYLFFIPGKQLLQIHRGVSAAEAVVLAHSADEEVQRHVAEVLYGDAGADGRLSASIGGLFAAGMGERSGPHSMPHFVPEEYGMDSRLLAQIDEIAEEGIREGAYPGCQVVILKDGREMYNKSFGTHTRGGSATESPLPVRKTDAYDIASLSKTTATLLAVMKLYDKGYISLTDRVSDHLPFLRDTDKENITVRDLLLHESGLPSTLLFYQDAIEPKSYSGSLFRGKQDARHPLRIGSQTWANPKFRFRSGLISKMQTAEHTMQVADSLWLNNSFKKEYLHKIADTPLKQKTYRYSCVGFILLQQLVEARTQMTLDKFLVKEFYAPMGLKRTGYLPLRFMKKEEIVPSSIDPFLRKTTLQGFVHDESAAFLGGVSGNAGLFSNAEEVAKIHQMLLNGGELNGKRYLSKATCKVFTTAVSKISRRGLGFDKPDTRNPQKSPCAESAPASVYGHTGFTGTCAWADPENNLVYVFLSNRIYPNVWNNKLMQLDIRTRIQEVMYRSLLPSASEEENKQWL from the coding sequence ATGAAGAGAACCTTTTTGTTCGCACTGCTTGTCTTGCTTTGTTCTGCCCATTTTGTATCGGACGGCAAGCGTTTTCTTATACCGCCTGTTCCGGAGTTTCCGGTGGAGACTATACTGATGCGGCCTTATCTGGATGATGCCAAATGTAGTGCGTGGGTCGATTCTGTCATGAAAAAGTTGAGTCTGAAAGAACGTATCGGCCAGCTTTTTATTTATACCATTGCACCTCAGCGAGACAAACGTAACAGGGAACTATTGCGCAAAGTGGTGGAAAGATATAAGGTGGGCGGACTGCTTTTTTCAGGTGGAATGATGCAAAGTCAGGCTATGATGACTAACGAGGCTCAAGAGATGGCCCATGTGCCGTTGCTGATCACCGCTGATGCGGAGTGGGGACTTTCCATGCGTTTGCGAGGAACGCCGGTGTTTCCTAAAAACATGGTATTAGGTTGTATCGAAGGTGACAGTTTGGTGTACGAGTACGGCCGTGAGATGGCGCGACAATGCAAAGAACTGGGTATTCAGGTGAATTTCGCTCCCGTGGCAGATGTGAATATCAATCCTCAGAATCCGGTTATCAACACTCGCTCTTTTGGTGAAGACCCGGTCAGGGTGTCGAAAAAAGTGCTAGCCTATTCCAAAGGGTTGGAAGAAGGAGGAATACTTTCTGTGTGCAAACATTTTCCCGGACATGGAGATACAGATGTGGACTCCCACAAAGCCCTACCTACTTTATCTTTTACCCGCGAGCGGTTGGACAGTGTGGAGTTATATCCCTTCAAACAAGCGATATTGAATGGATTGAGCGGCATTATGGTAGGACATCTTGAGGTCCCGGCATTCGAGACTGAAAGCGGGTTACCTTCTTCTCTTTCTCGCAATGTGGTCTATGACTTGCTTACCCGCGAGCTGAAGTTCAAAGGGCTTATCTTCACGGATGCACTTGCCATGAAAGGGGTGTCAGGCCATGCGTCCGTTTGCCTGCAAGCCTTGAAAGCGGGCAATGACTTGTTGTTGGTGCCCCGCCGCATCAAAGAAGAACTGGAAAGTGTGGTAGAGGCTGTAAAGTGTGGAGAGTTGACAGAGGAAGACATCAATGAGAAATGCCAGAAAGTTTTGATGTATAAATATGCGTTGGGGTTGAACCGAAAGCCGTATATCCGCTTGTCAGGTCTGGAGAACCGCATAAATACGCCGGGCACACGTGCTTTGATAAAATACCTGAATCTGGCGGCAGTTACGGTGTTGGGCAATCGGACGGGCGTATTGCCTTTGGATCCTGTTGTCAAAGACATGGCGGTGCTTAACGTAGGGGATGCCAAGGTGATAGAACCTTTTCTGAAAGAACTGTCCCGTTATACTCACCCTGTGGTACATCAGTTGGGAGAAAACTTGCCGGAAACAGAATGTGAGTATCTGCGTGGCAGTCTGGCCAGTTATAAGCGTATTCTGGTTTGCGTTACAGAGCATCGGTTGGCGGCTTATCAAGCTTTTTTTGCCAAGTTTGCGCCTGAAGTGCCGGTGGTTTATCTCTTCTTTATCCCCGGAAAGCAACTTTTGCAGATTCATCGGGGCGTTTCGGCGGCAGAAGCTGTGGTGTTGGCTCACTCTGCCGACGAGGAAGTGCAGCGGCACGTGGCAGAAGTGCTCTATGGCGATGCAGGAGCAGATGGGCGTCTTTCGGCGTCTATAGGTGGCTTGTTTGCTGCCGGTATGGGTGAGAGGTCAGGCCCTCACTCCATGCCCCATTTTGTGCCCGAAGAATATGGTATGGATTCTCGTCTGCTGGCACAAATAGACGAAATAGCCGAAGAAGGTATTCGGGAGGGAGCTTATCCCGGTTGTCAGGTAGTGATACTGAAAGACGGCAGAGAAATGTACAACAAATCCTTTGGTACGCATACCAGAGGCGGAAGTGCGACAGAGAGCCCATTACCGGTACGGAAAACAGATGCGTATGACATCGCTTCGTTGAGTAAGACCACTGCTACTTTGCTGGCTGTGATGAAACTTTATGATAAAGGATATATTAGTCTGACAGATCGTGTATCCGATCATCTGCCTTTCTTGCGCGATACCGACAAGGAAAACATCACGGTGCGTGATTTACTGTTGCATGAATCCGGTTTACCTTCCACTTTGCTGTTCTATCAGGATGCCATTGAACCGAAGAGCTATTCCGGAAGTTTGTTCCGAGGAAAGCAGGATGCCCGGCATCCGTTGCGCATTGGCAGTCAAACATGGGCCAATCCGAAGTTTCGTTTTCGGTCGGGCCTCATCTCAAAGATGCAAACGGCAGAGCATACCATGCAGGTGGCGGACAGCTTATGGTTAAACAACTCTTTCAAAAAGGAATATTTGCATAAGATAGCTGATACACCTCTGAAGCAGAAAACCTACCGTTACAGTTGTGTGGGCTTCATTCTGTTGCAGCAGCTGGTTGAGGCGCGTACGCAGATGACGTTGGATAAGTTCCTTGTCAAAGAGTTCTATGCTCCCATGGGCTTGAAGCGGACGGGCTATTTGCCTTTGCGTTTCATGAAGAAAGAGGAAATCGTGCCTTCTTCCATCGACCCATTCTTGCGGAAAACAACGTTGCAAGGCTTTGTGCATGATGAATCAGCAGCTTTTCTGGGAGGAGTGTCGGGCAATGCCGGTTTGTTCTCTAATGCCGAAGAAGTGGCGAAGATTCATCAAATGCTGCTGAATGGAGGCGAGCTGAATGGAAAACGCTATTTAAGTAAAGCCACTTGCAAGGTTTTCACCACGGCCGTTTCGAAAATCAGTCGTCGAGGTTTAGGCTTTGATAAGCCGGATACTCGCAATCCGCAGAAAAGTCCTTGTGCGGAATCTGCACCAGCCTCCGTCTATGGGCATACGGGCTTCACCGGTACTTGCGCTTGGGCAGATCCGGAGAATAACCTGGTGTATGTGTTCCTCAGCAACCGCATCTATCCGAATGTATGGAACAACAAACTGATGCAGTTGGATATTCGCACGCGGATACAAGAGGTGATGTACCGGTCGCTATTGCCCTCCGCTTCTGAAGAAGAAAACAAACAATGGCTTTGA
- a CDS encoding 5'-nucleotidase C-terminal domain-containing protein, with protein MKRLIFRILSRGIMAVALLLASCHSSYQVTRVEGGRISVDSTWDAVPDAEAMALLAPYKKQIDSVMCRVIGTAEVSMDRFRPESPLSNLIADVLREDAMEVQGMPVDMGMINIGGIRSSLTEGAITIENIFEVLPFENSLCILSMKGNAMKLLFENIAARGGEGVSGVKLEISKDGKVLRALIGGKPIEDDRTYTVATVDYLADGNDGMIAFMQADKRVCPKGATVRGIFTKYVEKNSAVGKKITSHIEGRVIVKK; from the coding sequence ATGAAAAGATTGATTTTTCGTATCCTTTCCCGGGGGATAATGGCGGTTGCGCTTTTGTTGGCTTCCTGCCATTCTTCTTACCAAGTGACCCGGGTGGAGGGTGGTAGAATCTCCGTAGATTCTACGTGGGATGCTGTGCCGGATGCCGAAGCAATGGCTTTACTGGCTCCTTATAAAAAACAGATAGATAGTGTGATGTGCCGTGTGATTGGAACAGCCGAAGTGTCAATGGACAGATTCAGGCCTGAAAGTCCTTTGTCTAATTTGATTGCAGATGTGTTGCGAGAGGATGCTATGGAGGTGCAGGGCATGCCTGTTGATATGGGGATGATAAACATAGGCGGTATCCGTAGCTCTTTGACCGAGGGAGCTATTACTATTGAAAATATTTTTGAAGTGTTGCCTTTTGAAAATTCGCTTTGCATACTGAGCATGAAAGGGAATGCTATGAAACTCCTGTTTGAGAATATAGCAGCGAGGGGTGGAGAAGGTGTGAGCGGTGTAAAGCTGGAAATAAGCAAAGACGGTAAGGTGCTGCGTGCGCTCATAGGCGGAAAACCAATAGAGGACGACCGGACATATACGGTTGCCACTGTGGACTATCTGGCCGATGGGAACGATGGCATGATTGCATTCATGCAGGCCGATAAGAGAGTATGTCCTAAAGGAGCCACAGTGCGTGGAATATTCACAAAATATGTGGAAAAGAATTCGGCAGTCGGTAAAAAGATTACCTCGCACATAGAGGGAAGAGTGATAGTAAAAAAATAA
- a CDS encoding bifunctional metallophosphatase/5'-nucleotidase, with protein MKRIYSLAVLLLFTFSLSAQQGKSGALEKQLFILHTSDTHSRIDPISPEAADEYAGMGGVVRRAEIVKQYRGKHPEMLLLDCGDISQGTPYYNLFQGELEVKMMNLMGYDAMAIGNHEFDFGLDNMARLFRLARFPIVCSNYEMTGTVLEGLVKPYITLEREGLKIGIFSLAPKLEGLVQADKREGVTYKDPITVAQKMSDLLRGKEGCDVVICLSHLGLHRLASSDIDDEQLVAKTYGIDIILGGHTHSFMEKPMVYLNANGQNVPILHSGRSGVYVGEMVLTLTKK; from the coding sequence ATGAAACGTATATATTCTTTGGCAGTTCTGCTGCTTTTTACCTTTTCGCTTTCGGCACAACAGGGAAAATCCGGCGCTTTGGAAAAGCAATTGTTTATTCTGCATACCAGTGACACGCACAGTCGCATAGATCCCATCAGTCCGGAAGCTGCCGACGAGTATGCCGGAATGGGAGGGGTGGTGCGTCGTGCCGAGATTGTGAAGCAGTATCGCGGCAAGCATCCCGAGATGTTGTTGCTGGATTGCGGAGACATATCGCAAGGTACGCCTTATTATAATCTCTTTCAAGGCGAACTGGAAGTAAAGATGATGAATCTTATGGGCTATGACGCCATGGCGATAGGAAACCATGAGTTTGATTTCGGTTTGGACAATATGGCACGTTTGTTCCGTTTGGCTCGATTCCCGATAGTTTGTTCCAATTATGAAATGACAGGTACGGTGCTTGAAGGATTGGTGAAACCTTATATCACATTGGAACGTGAAGGTTTGAAGATTGGTATCTTCAGCCTGGCTCCGAAGTTGGAAGGATTGGTGCAAGCAGATAAAAGGGAAGGGGTGACTTATAAAGACCCGATAACGGTGGCACAGAAAATGAGCGACCTTCTCAGAGGAAAGGAAGGATGCGATGTCGTGATTTGTTTGTCACATCTGGGCTTACATAGGTTGGCATCAAGCGATATTGACGATGAACAGTTGGTGGCCAAGACGTATGGCATCGATATTATCTTGGGCGGACATACTCACTCTTTTATGGAAAAACCGATGGTATATCTGAATGCCAATGGGCAGAATGTTCCTATACTTCATTCCGGCAGAAGTGGTGTCTATGTAGGAGAAATGGTACTTACCCTGACAAAAAAATAA
- a CDS encoding serine hydrolase, producing MKSIKQLLWILSFIVGASSLHAQTKAPVLSLNVESQCRQWVDSVFTGLSLQEKVGQLIVATMPAEVDKTAKKQIREWVRKYKVGSLLFSAGTPEEQTILANIARKESKIPVMMAIDGEWGASIRLKDSPEYPGTVALGCIEDRKLVEGYEREVARQFRQLGIHTNLAFTGHADVDLLKPVTHVSLLSKSPYEVTETLLAGNDVVRVKANVKDAVHELTAALEDGRLSQKELENKCRKVLTYKYMLGLRKQQPQLQVSGMSYRVNTKAARDLAGKLRCASVTVLSNYFDVLPLDPVEGNMAILSVGEQEWEKPFVERMKVHAGIDHFYLSGNADEAARQAIAERLKAYRRVIVCVVGSVYISERDMAFLEGLHLRAPLVYTCFTSHRMLQLFTPALTKSSAVVWAPTADADLQRYVADVLFAKAVANGKISVNVGHFFPAGTGCVIEPGMESGKNIPEDYGMKSYVLQRIDSIVQKGLEAGAYPGCCVLVWKDGKPIYDQQFGTHSDKDAIAVRPSVLFDLASLTKTTATLLAVMKLYDERKIRLDDKISTYLPFLRAGDKQHITIRELLLHESGLSPYVRFYEELIEPNSVHGPYLQSWLDKWHTTRVSENSYYSSDFKFKKNMISAKRTSEHSLHMAENMWLNKSFKNTILQRIVRSELDRKRYVHSDLGFVLLQQLVETCTGMSMDAYLAKEFYAPMGLQRTLFLPLTKFAKTEIMPTATNDFLRRQDLCGYVHDEIAACMGGVSGSAGLFSTAEEVAKIYQMLLDGGEFNGKRFLSEATCRLFTTEKSVISRRGLGFDKPDLSTLKNSPCSASAPASVYGHTGFTGTAVWVDPDNKMIYVFLSNRLCPNVWNTKLGDMYITKSIQDLIYESLKE from the coding sequence ATGAAATCAATCAAACAGCTATTATGGATTTTAAGTTTTATTGTAGGAGCATCTTCTCTTCATGCTCAGACAAAAGCTCCGGTTTTGTCTTTGAATGTAGAAAGCCAGTGTCGTCAATGGGTTGATTCGGTCTTCACCGGTTTGAGTTTACAAGAGAAAGTGGGGCAACTCATTGTTGCTACTATGCCGGCCGAAGTGGATAAAACGGCTAAAAAGCAGATACGTGAATGGGTGCGGAAATATAAGGTGGGCAGTTTGCTCTTCTCCGCAGGGACACCGGAAGAGCAGACCATTCTGGCCAATATAGCCCGGAAAGAATCCAAGATTCCTGTCATGATGGCTATCGATGGAGAATGGGGGGCATCCATACGCTTGAAAGATAGTCCGGAGTATCCCGGTACCGTAGCCTTGGGATGTATTGAAGACAGGAAGTTGGTGGAAGGATACGAACGTGAGGTTGCTCGCCAGTTTCGTCAATTGGGGATACATACTAATCTTGCGTTCACCGGGCATGCTGATGTGGACTTATTGAAGCCGGTGACACATGTGAGTCTTCTCAGTAAGAGCCCTTATGAAGTGACCGAAACGTTGCTGGCAGGAAACGATGTGGTGAGGGTGAAAGCTAACGTGAAAGATGCGGTGCACGAATTGACAGCGGCTTTAGAGGATGGCCGTTTGAGTCAAAAAGAACTCGAAAACAAGTGCCGCAAAGTATTGACATATAAATATATGCTGGGCTTGCGAAAACAACAACCGCAGCTTCAAGTCAGCGGCATGAGTTATCGTGTCAATACGAAAGCGGCCCGAGACTTGGCCGGGAAGCTTCGCTGTGCCTCGGTTACTGTATTGAGCAATTATTTTGATGTTCTTCCGTTAGATCCGGTAGAAGGGAATATGGCTATACTCAGTGTAGGAGAGCAGGAATGGGAGAAACCTTTTGTGGAACGCATGAAAGTTCACGCCGGTATTGACCATTTTTATTTATCGGGGAACGCCGATGAGGCTGCCAGACAAGCGATTGCTGAGCGGTTGAAAGCATATCGTCGTGTGATTGTCTGCGTTGTGGGATCGGTCTATATCAGTGAGCGTGACATGGCTTTCCTTGAGGGGTTGCACTTGCGGGCTCCTTTAGTCTATACTTGCTTCACTTCCCATCGCATGTTACAACTTTTTACTCCAGCGCTTACTAAATCGAGTGCAGTGGTTTGGGCACCCACAGCAGATGCCGATTTGCAGCGATATGTGGCAGATGTACTTTTTGCGAAAGCAGTGGCCAATGGTAAGATATCGGTAAACGTCGGCCATTTTTTCCCGGCAGGCACAGGTTGTGTGATTGAACCGGGTATGGAATCGGGAAAGAACATTCCGGAAGACTATGGCATGAAGTCGTATGTGCTGCAACGAATAGACAGCATCGTGCAGAAGGGGTTAGAGGCGGGAGCCTATCCCGGCTGTTGCGTATTGGTATGGAAAGATGGAAAACCTATATATGATCAGCAGTTTGGCACTCATTCTGATAAAGATGCTATAGCTGTTCGCCCTTCAGTTCTTTTCGATTTAGCTTCATTGACCAAAACAACGGCTACGCTTCTTGCCGTTATGAAGTTGTATGATGAAAGGAAAATAAGGTTAGACGATAAAATATCCACTTACCTACCTTTCTTGCGTGCCGGTGACAAACAGCATATCACCATTCGTGAGTTGTTGTTGCATGAGTCGGGATTGAGTCCTTATGTTCGTTTCTACGAAGAACTTATTGAACCGAACTCCGTGCATGGCCCATATTTGCAGAGTTGGTTAGATAAGTGGCATACTACCCGCGTAAGTGAGAACAGCTATTATAGTTCTGACTTCAAGTTCAAGAAAAATATGATATCCGCCAAGCGGACTTCGGAACATAGCCTGCACATGGCAGAAAATATGTGGCTGAACAAGAGTTTTAAAAATACGATACTTCAGCGGATAGTCCGGTCGGAGTTGGATAGAAAACGCTATGTTCATAGCGATTTGGGCTTCGTGCTTTTGCAACAGCTGGTGGAAACGTGTACGGGGATGTCCATGGATGCCTATCTTGCCAAAGAGTTTTATGCCCCGATGGGGTTGCAGCGTACTCTGTTTTTGCCTTTGACAAAGTTTGCAAAGACCGAAATCATGCCTACGGCAACCAATGATTTTCTGCGTCGTCAAGACCTATGCGGATATGTGCACGATGAAATAGCTGCTTGTATGGGTGGCGTATCCGGCAGTGCAGGGTTGTTCTCCACGGCTGAGGAAGTGGCAAAAATCTACCAGATGCTGCTTGACGGAGGCGAATTCAACGGCAAGCGCTTCTTGAGTGAGGCTACCTGTCGTTTGTTTACGACAGAAAAGTCGGTCATCAGTCGCCGTGGACTTGGATTTGACAAACCCGACCTTTCAACCTTAAAGAACAGCCCCTGTTCTGCTTCTGCTCCGGCATCCGTGTACGGACATACCGGCTTCACCGGTACCGCAGTTTGGGTCGATCCCGACAACAAGATGATATATGTATTTCTCAGCAACCGTCTTTGTCCCAATGTATGGAATACGAAACTGGGCGATATGTATATAACGAAGAGTATACAAGACCTGATTTATGAGAGTCTGAAGGAATAA
- a CDS encoding ISAs1 family transposase — protein MKAVPLLLVNKIDICGKIVTADTMSMQKDIIDKIREEGGDFLIELKANQRSLCYGVGDRIKEHAPLYSYTEGPELGHGRIETRTYRICDGLDIIADKEKWGGNMTIIEYESDTVKKPSGAHTSEKRLYVSGLPTNTPALGSIVRKHRAIESMHWGLDLNLLQDKVKRKSVKAARNLDTMQRIVYSLFSIWRGLRKKQSDKRQKKRYGWTYEAHFYELYQILVFFISKLKIIRFGYKDNFLIYNYNKLSGSR, from the coding sequence ATAAAGGCCGTCCCGCTGCTTCTTGTCAACAAAATCGACATCTGCGGAAAGATTGTTACTGCCGATACCATGTCCATGCAAAAGGACATCATTGACAAAATCAGGGAGGAAGGCGGCGATTTTCTGATAGAACTCAAGGCCAACCAGCGTTCGCTGTGTTATGGAGTGGGGGACAGGATAAAAGAGCATGCACCGCTTTATTCGTATACCGAGGGTCCCGAACTCGGTCATGGCAGGATTGAAACCAGGACATATCGCATCTGTGACGGACTGGATATTATTGCAGATAAGGAGAAATGGGGTGGCAATATGACGATTATAGAATATGAATCCGACACTGTCAAAAAGCCCTCAGGGGCACATACCTCCGAGAAACGGCTGTACGTGAGCGGTCTGCCAACAAACACTCCGGCATTGGGTTCCATAGTGCGCAAACACCGGGCAATAGAAAGCATGCATTGGGGGCTGGACCTTAATCTTCTGCAAGACAAGGTAAAACGAAAGTCTGTAAAGGCTGCACGTAATCTTGATACCATGCAGAGAATAGTATATTCTCTGTTCTCAATATGGAGAGGACTACGCAAAAAGCAGTCTGACAAAAGACAAAAGAAAAGGTATGGCTGGACTTATGAGGCACATTTCTATGAGCTTTACCAGATTCTTGTATTTTTTATCTCAAAATTGAAAATTATTAGATTTGGATATAAGGATAACTTTTTGATATACAACTATAACAAATTATCCGGTTCGCGATGA
- the rplU gene encoding 50S ribosomal protein L21 — protein MYAIVEINGQQFKAEAGKKLFVHHIQNAENGATVEFDKVLLVDKDGSITVGAPTVEGAKVVCQIVSDMVKGDKVIVFHKKRRKGHRKLNGHRQQFTELTIKEVVA, from the coding sequence ATGTACGCAATTGTAGAAATCAACGGCCAGCAATTCAAAGCAGAAGCCGGCAAGAAGCTGTTCGTACACCACATTCAGAATGCAGAAAACGGTGCGACAGTAGAATTTGACAAAGTCCTTTTGGTAGACAAAGACGGCTCCATCACCGTAGGCGCCCCCACTGTAGAAGGCGCAAAAGTGGTTTGCCAGATTGTATCAGACATGGTAAAAGGCGATAAAGTGATCGTTTTCCACAAGAAAAGAAGAAAAGGCCATCGCAAACTGAACGGTCATCGCCAGCAATTCACAGAGTTAACAATCAAAGAAGTAGTAGCTTAA